The Canis lupus familiaris isolate Mischka breed German Shepherd chromosome 14, alternate assembly UU_Cfam_GSD_1.0, whole genome shotgun sequence genome window below encodes:
- the SMO gene encoding smoothened homolog isoform X2: protein MPKCENDRVELPSRTLCQATRGPCAIVERERGWPDFLRCTPDHFPEGCPNEVQNIKFNSSGQCEAPLVRTDNPKSWYEDVEGCGIQCQNPLFTEAEHQDMHSYIAAFGAVTGLCTLFTLATFVADWRNSNRYPAVILFYVNACFFVGSIGWLAQFMDGARREIVCRADGTMRLGEPTSNETLSCVIIFVIVYYALMAGVVWFVVLTYAWHTSFKALGTTYQPLSGKTSYFHLLTWSLPFVLTVAILAVAQVDGDSVSGICFVGYKNYRYRAGFVLAPIGLVLIVGGYFLIRGVMTLFSIKSNHPGLLSEKAASKINETMLRLGIFGFLAFGFVLITFSCHFYDFFNQAEWERSFRDYVLCQANVTIGLPTKKPIPDCEIKNRPSLLVEKINLFAMFGTGIAMSTWVWTKATLLIWRRTWCRLTGQSDDEPKRIKKSKMIAKAFSKRRELLQNPGQELSFSMHTVSHDGPVAGLAFDLNEPSADVSSAWAQHVTKMVARRGAILPQDVSVTPVATPVPPEEKANLWLVEAEISPELEKRLGRKKKRRKRKKEVCPLAPPPELHHPAPAPAASAVPRLPQLPRQKCLVAAGAWGAGESCRQRAWTLVSNPFCPEPSPLQDPFLPSAPVPTAWTQGCRQGLGPIHSRTNLMEAELMDADSDF, encoded by the exons ATGCCCAAGTGCGAGAATGACCGGGTGGAGCTGCCTAGCCGCACCCTCTGCCAGGCTACCCGAGGCCCCTGCGCCATCGTGGAGAGGGAGCGCGGCTGGCCTGACTTCCTGCGCTGCACCCCTGACCACTTCCCCGAGGGCTGCCCG AATGAGGTGCAGAACATCAAGTTTAACAGTTCGGGCCAGTGCGAGGCTCCCTTGGTCCGGACCGACAACCCCAAGAGTTGGTATGAGGACGTGGAGGGATGTGGGATCCAGTGCCAGAACCCGCTGTTCACGGAAGCCGAGCACCAGGACATGCACAGCTACATCGCGGCCTTCGGGGCAGTCACAGGCCTCTGCACACTCTTCACCCTG GCCACATTTGTGGCCGACTGGCGGAATTCAAATCGCTACCCTGCTGTCATTCTCTTCTACGTCAACGCGTGTTTTTTTGTGGGGAGCATTGGCTGGTTGGCCCAGTTTATGGACGGCGCTCGCCGGGAGATTGTCTGCCGTGCAGATGGCACCATGAGACTTGGGGAGCCCAC CTCCAATGAGACCCTGTCCTGCGTCATCATCTTTGTCATCGTGTACTACGCCCTGATGGCTGGTGTCGTCTGGTTTGTGGTCCTCACCTATGCCTGGCACACCTCCTTCAAAGCCCTGGGCACCACCTACCAGCCTCTCTCTGGCAAGACCTCCTACTTCCACCTGCTAACGTGGTCACTCCCCTTTGTCCTTACTGTGGCAATTCTTGCTGTGGCCCAG GTGGATGGGGACTCCGTGAGCGGCATCTGTTTTGTTGGCTACAAGAACTACCGATACCGTGCTGGCTTCGTGCTGGCCCCCATTGGCCTGGTGCTCATTGTGGGAGGTTACTTCCTCATCCGAG GAGTCATGACTCTGTTTTCCATCAAGAGCAACCATCCTGGGTTGCTGAGTGAGAAGGCTGCCAGCAAGATCAATGAGACCATGCTGCGCCTGG GCATTTTTGGCTTCCTGGCCTTTGGCTTTGTGCTCATCACCTTCAGCTGCCATTTCTACGACTTCTTCAACCAGGCTGAGTGGGAGCGTAGCTTCCGGGACTATGTGCT GTGCCAGGCCAATGTGACCATCGGGCTGCCCACCAAGAAGCCCATCCCTGACTGTGAAATCAAGAATCGCCCTAGCCTCCTGGTGGAGAAGATCAACCTGTTTGCCATGTTTGGAACCGGCATTGCCATGAGCACCTGGGTCTGGACTAAGGCCACGCTGCTCATCTGGAGGCGCACCTGGTGCAG GTTGACTGGGCAGAGTGATGATGAGCCCAAACGCATCAAGAAGAGCAAAATGATCGCCAAGGCCTTCTCCAAGCGGCGTGAGCTGCTGCAGAACCCAGGCCAGGAACTGTCCTTTAGCATGCACACTGTCTCCCACGATGGGCCTGTGG CGGGTTTGGCCTTTGACCTCAACGAGCCCTCTGCTGATGTGTCTTCTGCCTGGGCCCAACATGTCACCAAGATGGTGGCTCGGAGAGGAGCCATACTGCCTCAGGATGTGTCTGTCACCCCTGTGGCAACTCCAG TGCCCCCAGAGGAAAAAGCCAACCTGTGGCTGGTTGAGGCAGAGATCTCCCCAGAACTGGAGAAGCGTCTGGGCCGGAAGAAGAAgcggaggaagaggaagaaggaggtgtGCCCACTGGCACCACCCCCTGAACTTcaccaccctgcccctgcccctgcagccaGCGCTGTTCCTCGACTGCCTCAGCTGCCGCGGCAGAAGTGCTTGGTTGCCGCAGgtgcctggggagctggggaatCCTGCCGACAGAGAGCTTGGACCCTGGTCTCCAACCCTTTCTGCCCAGAGCCCAGTCCCCTGCAGGATCCATTTCTGCCCAGCGCCCCAGTTCCCACGGCCTGGACTCAGGGCTGCcggcaggggctggggcccaTTCACTCCCGCACCAACCTGATGGAGGCAGAGCTCATGGATGCAGATTCAGACTTCTGA
- the SMO gene encoding smoothened homolog isoform X1, which translates to MAAARLARGPEILLLGLLLLLLGGPGRGAALSGNATGPGPRSAGGSARRSAAATGPPPLLSHCGRAAPCEPLRYNVCLGSALPYGATSTLLAGDSDSQEEAHGKLVLWSGLRNAPRCWAVIQPLLCAVYMPKCENDRVELPSRTLCQATRGPCAIVERERGWPDFLRCTPDHFPEGCPNEVQNIKFNSSGQCEAPLVRTDNPKSWYEDVEGCGIQCQNPLFTEAEHQDMHSYIAAFGAVTGLCTLFTLATFVADWRNSNRYPAVILFYVNACFFVGSIGWLAQFMDGARREIVCRADGTMRLGEPTSNETLSCVIIFVIVYYALMAGVVWFVVLTYAWHTSFKALGTTYQPLSGKTSYFHLLTWSLPFVLTVAILAVAQVDGDSVSGICFVGYKNYRYRAGFVLAPIGLVLIVGGYFLIRGVMTLFSIKSNHPGLLSEKAASKINETMLRLGIFGFLAFGFVLITFSCHFYDFFNQAEWERSFRDYVLCQANVTIGLPTKKPIPDCEIKNRPSLLVEKINLFAMFGTGIAMSTWVWTKATLLIWRRTWCRLTGQSDDEPKRIKKSKMIAKAFSKRRELLQNPGQELSFSMHTVSHDGPVAGLAFDLNEPSADVSSAWAQHVTKMVARRGAILPQDVSVTPVATPVPPEEKANLWLVEAEISPELEKRLGRKKKRRKRKKEVCPLAPPPELHHPAPAPAASAVPRLPQLPRQKCLVAAGAWGAGESCRQRAWTLVSNPFCPEPSPLQDPFLPSAPVPTAWTQGCRQGLGPIHSRTNLMEAELMDADSDF; encoded by the exons ATGGCCGCTGCCCGCCTCGCACGGGGGCCGGAGATCCtgctcctggggctgctgctgctgctgctggggggcccgggccggggggcggccTTGAGCGGGAACGCGACTGGGCCTGGGCCGCGGAGCGCGGGCGGGAGCGCGAGAAGGAGCGCGGCCGCGACGGGCCCTCCGCCGCTGCTGAGCCACtgcggccgcgcagccccctgcGAGCCGCTGCGCTACAACGTGTGCCTGGGCTCGGCGCTGCCCTACGGGGCCACCTCCACGCTGCTGGCCGGGGACTCGGACTCCCAGGAAGAAGCGCACGGCAAGCTGGTGCTCTGGTCGG GCCTCCGGAATGCCCCCCGCTGCTGGGCAGTGATCCAGCCCCTGCTCTGTGCTGTGTACATGCCCAAGTGCGAGAATGACCGGGTGGAGCTGCCTAGCCGCACCCTCTGCCAGGCTACCCGAGGCCCCTGCGCCATCGTGGAGAGGGAGCGCGGCTGGCCTGACTTCCTGCGCTGCACCCCTGACCACTTCCCCGAGGGCTGCCCG AATGAGGTGCAGAACATCAAGTTTAACAGTTCGGGCCAGTGCGAGGCTCCCTTGGTCCGGACCGACAACCCCAAGAGTTGGTATGAGGACGTGGAGGGATGTGGGATCCAGTGCCAGAACCCGCTGTTCACGGAAGCCGAGCACCAGGACATGCACAGCTACATCGCGGCCTTCGGGGCAGTCACAGGCCTCTGCACACTCTTCACCCTG GCCACATTTGTGGCCGACTGGCGGAATTCAAATCGCTACCCTGCTGTCATTCTCTTCTACGTCAACGCGTGTTTTTTTGTGGGGAGCATTGGCTGGTTGGCCCAGTTTATGGACGGCGCTCGCCGGGAGATTGTCTGCCGTGCAGATGGCACCATGAGACTTGGGGAGCCCAC CTCCAATGAGACCCTGTCCTGCGTCATCATCTTTGTCATCGTGTACTACGCCCTGATGGCTGGTGTCGTCTGGTTTGTGGTCCTCACCTATGCCTGGCACACCTCCTTCAAAGCCCTGGGCACCACCTACCAGCCTCTCTCTGGCAAGACCTCCTACTTCCACCTGCTAACGTGGTCACTCCCCTTTGTCCTTACTGTGGCAATTCTTGCTGTGGCCCAG GTGGATGGGGACTCCGTGAGCGGCATCTGTTTTGTTGGCTACAAGAACTACCGATACCGTGCTGGCTTCGTGCTGGCCCCCATTGGCCTGGTGCTCATTGTGGGAGGTTACTTCCTCATCCGAG GAGTCATGACTCTGTTTTCCATCAAGAGCAACCATCCTGGGTTGCTGAGTGAGAAGGCTGCCAGCAAGATCAATGAGACCATGCTGCGCCTGG GCATTTTTGGCTTCCTGGCCTTTGGCTTTGTGCTCATCACCTTCAGCTGCCATTTCTACGACTTCTTCAACCAGGCTGAGTGGGAGCGTAGCTTCCGGGACTATGTGCT GTGCCAGGCCAATGTGACCATCGGGCTGCCCACCAAGAAGCCCATCCCTGACTGTGAAATCAAGAATCGCCCTAGCCTCCTGGTGGAGAAGATCAACCTGTTTGCCATGTTTGGAACCGGCATTGCCATGAGCACCTGGGTCTGGACTAAGGCCACGCTGCTCATCTGGAGGCGCACCTGGTGCAG GTTGACTGGGCAGAGTGATGATGAGCCCAAACGCATCAAGAAGAGCAAAATGATCGCCAAGGCCTTCTCCAAGCGGCGTGAGCTGCTGCAGAACCCAGGCCAGGAACTGTCCTTTAGCATGCACACTGTCTCCCACGATGGGCCTGTGG CGGGTTTGGCCTTTGACCTCAACGAGCCCTCTGCTGATGTGTCTTCTGCCTGGGCCCAACATGTCACCAAGATGGTGGCTCGGAGAGGAGCCATACTGCCTCAGGATGTGTCTGTCACCCCTGTGGCAACTCCAG TGCCCCCAGAGGAAAAAGCCAACCTGTGGCTGGTTGAGGCAGAGATCTCCCCAGAACTGGAGAAGCGTCTGGGCCGGAAGAAGAAgcggaggaagaggaagaaggaggtgtGCCCACTGGCACCACCCCCTGAACTTcaccaccctgcccctgcccctgcagccaGCGCTGTTCCTCGACTGCCTCAGCTGCCGCGGCAGAAGTGCTTGGTTGCCGCAGgtgcctggggagctggggaatCCTGCCGACAGAGAGCTTGGACCCTGGTCTCCAACCCTTTCTGCCCAGAGCCCAGTCCCCTGCAGGATCCATTTCTGCCCAGCGCCCCAGTTCCCACGGCCTGGACTCAGGGCTGCcggcaggggctggggcccaTTCACTCCCGCACCAACCTGATGGAGGCAGAGCTCATGGATGCAGATTCAGACTTCTGA